The nucleotide window AGGCAAATATCCGATAGCACCGAGATCTTATTTATTAAATAATTCAGAAGGCAAATTAGTCGATGTCACCAATGATGTTGCTCCAGAATTAATGGAACTCGGTATGGTAAACGATATCATTTTATCTGACTACGATGGAGATAATGATAAAGATATCTTAGTTGTAGGCGAATGGATGCCTATAACTATTTTACAAAATTCGGGTGGCAAATTCACAAATCGAATGGAATTACCGTCTTTAGCCAATACTTCTGGCTGGTGGAATACAATATCTGAAATTGATTTTGACAACGATGGTGATATGGATTATTTCGTAGGCAATTTGGGTGGAAACAACAAATTTCATCCGTCAGCAGAAAAACCTCTTAAAATCTATGGGAATAATTTTGATAATGACGCTAATTATGATATGATTTTGAGTAAGCTTTATAATGGCAATTTGGTACCGGTACGAGGAAAAGAATGCTCAACAAGTCAAAATGCATTTGTAAGTGAGAAAATCAAAACTTATAAGGAATTTGCGAATTCAACCCTAACTGAAATTTATGGAGAAGAAGAAATAAATAATTCTTATCATAAGACCGCTACTGAATTTGAATCTGTCTACCTTCAGAATAATGGTGGTGGAGACTTCACGATTAAGCATTTACCAACCATCGCACAACTTGGCCCCACCATGTCTTTTGCCTTTGCCGACATTAATAAGGATGGACATACAGATGTAATTGGCATAGGGGCAATACACGAAGCCGAAGTTGAAACTGTAAAATACGATTCCAACATTGGTTATATATTATTGGGCAATTCTAATGGTGGTTTGAGTCCTTTTAAAGATGTCAACTTCTACAATGACCTTAACGCAAAAAACATGGAATTAGTAACGGTTAGAGGTGAATCACATCTGTTTATAGCCAATAACGACCGACCTTTGACCATTTTTAAAATCAATTAAGAAATTATGCCAATTTCCTTTCTCTCGGATAAGGTTGAACATTTAAATAATGCCTAATTAAGAAAACAAAAAAGCTCCACTATTCCTAGTGAAGCTTTCAGTGATCGCGACAGGATTCGAACCTGTGACCGTCTGCTTAGAAGGCAGATGCTCTATCCAGCTGAGCTACGCGACCATTTCGCTATCGTTTTGCGAAAAGCGCTGCAAATATAATGACATAGTTTAAAGTAAACAACTTATAATTTCGCATTTTTCAATTTATGGATTTACCTTTAAAATAATTGTAAAATCCTGAGTATTTAAACAATTTTTTAAAGACTAATCGTAATTTTGCGGCTTGTCCTAAACAAACTACTGTACAATGTTAAATTATCCCATACGATTTCAGCCAATTCTTCAAGAAAAATTGTGGGGCGGGGAAAAATTGAAAACCCTTTTCAATAAAAAATCTACTTCTTCCAATATAGGGGAAAGTTGGGAAATTTCTGGGGTGAAAGATTTTGTTTCGGTTGTCGTAAATGGGAGTTTATCAGGTAATTCTTTAACGGAGCTAATTACTAAGTATAAAAACCAATTGGTCGGGACCAGTGTGTATCAAAAATTCGGGACTAATTTCCCTTTATTAATAAAATTCATTGATGCTAAAATACCGCTCTCGGTACAAGTGCATCCAAATGATCAATTGGCCCAAGAACGACATAAAAGTTTAGGGAAGACCGAAATGTGGTATATCATGCAGGCCGATAAAGATGCCGAATTGAATATAGGGTTTAAAGAATCCATTAGTGAAGAAGAGTACTTAAATGCTTTGGAATCTGGTAAATTAACCGCTTTATTGAATTTCGAAAAAGTTGAACAGGGAGATAGCATTTTCCTTAATGCAGGAAAGGTACATTCTATAGGCGGTGGAATTGTTTTGGCTGAAATACAACAAACCTCAGATATAACTTATAGAATTTACGACTGGGATAGGGTAGATGCGAATGGAAATCCAAGGGAACTTCATACCGAATCGGCTGTAGAAGCCATAGATTTTGAAAAAAAATCTGATTATAGATTAGAATCTTCCAAAAAAAGCAATACCTCTAATCTTTTGAAACAATGCCCATATTTTACAACCAATCTTCTTCCCGTTAATGGCCATTTAGAAAAAGATTATACGGACATAGACAGTTTTGTAATTTTTATGTGCGTTAGCGGCAGGGCACAGATTGCTATTGATGGAAATAGCGAAACTTTAAATACTGGAGAAACACTTTTAATTCCAGCCACCCAAAATAATGTACACATTGATTCGCTAGGAGGTGAGCTTTTGGAAATATATGTTGAAGCCTAACTAGCTATATAATTGTTCTGTATTGGTAGCCTGAAAAAGAATTCACTGCCCTGATTAATTATACTTTTTACATGGATTTTGATGTTGTGAACATCCATGATTTTTTTAACAATAGCTAAACCCAATCCACTTCCTTTTTCTGAATCGGTCAAGAATTTCCCTTTTCTATAACGTTCAAAAATATGTGGCAATTCTTGGTGTGGAATACCACTGCCTGTGTCTGAAACTGAAATTTTCACCTCATTATCCTCTCTTGAAAGTTCCAAACTAACAACATCCCCAGGCTCGCAATGCTCAATTGCATTATCTATTATATTCTGCAAGGCTCTGTCGATTAACGCAATATCGCCATAAACAAGAGGTAAGTCTTTTGAATAAACGGTATTAATACTCACACCTTTCCTTTTAGCGATAATCCGGTATTTATCGGCAATGTCTTGGATTAGTTCGGCTATTTGAATGGCTTCAGGTTGCAGGGACCTTTGTTTGGCTTCTAACTTGCTTAACTCAAATAAATCATCAACAAGTTTTTTCAGTTTATCAGAATTTTTCAATACAATTTGCATATATCGCTGTTTTTCCTCTTCATTCAGTTCATCTTCTTTAATCATTAAAGTTTCAACAAAACCCCTAATAGAGGCAATAGGTGTTCTTAAATCATGGGAAATATTGGCAATCAACTCCTTTCTTAAATTATCTACACTTTGCAATTCATTTATGTTCGATTGAATGGTTTCTGCCATATCATTAAATGTATTGGCCAAAAGACCCATTTCTCCATGATTGACACCTTCAATTCGAGCATCATGGTTTCCCTTTTTAAAAGACTTAAACGCAAGTGCAATTTTATTAAAGTTTCTTGTTAGCAAATAAACGGTCAATACAGCAATGGCAAGAGCAGCAGATAAAAAATAGAGCATATTACGAACACTCAGTTTTCTTATATAACTCCCTTGATGTTCAAGCAATAAAGCGTCATAGTCGTTGCCACCCACAATTGTATAGATGTATCCGACAGTCTTATTGTTATGTAAATAGGGAGCTGCAGAAAATATTTTTTTAGCCCCAGGTAATTTAGGATCATCACCCATAATGTATACCTTGCCGTCCCGCTCGATAAATTCTTTTATTGGTACCAGGTCTACACTTGTTGCCTTAACCTCTTTGTTCATAGCAACATGTTTTAAAATATTCCCATTTAAATCTAAGAGATAAACTTCCGTTGCTGGATTGGTAGCCATTACATGGTGCATGAGATCGCTCATTTTTGATTCTGCAACAGTATCTCCATCATACAACCCCTGGACTTCCTTTACGATATATTTTGAAACATCCTTATTCAGCCCTTGGGTAATTTCATTGTGGTAATCTTCAGAGAGTTTGATTGAAGATTTCGTTATAAAAAATCCTAAAACCAAGAATAGCAGAGCCAAAAAACCAGCGATTTTATAAAATAATGTATTGCGTGTATTCATGAGTTATTTTTATTCCGTAAACCTATATCCAACTCCCCAACTTGTAAGTATAAATTCAGGATTACTAGGGTCTTTTTCCAATTTAGAGCGTAATCTATTTATGTGTGAATTAACAGTATGTTCATATCCTTCAAATTCATAACCCCAAATATTGTGTAACAACTGTGCCC belongs to Aegicerativicinus sediminis and includes:
- a CDS encoding type I phosphomannose isomerase catalytic subunit, yielding MLNYPIRFQPILQEKLWGGEKLKTLFNKKSTSSNIGESWEISGVKDFVSVVVNGSLSGNSLTELITKYKNQLVGTSVYQKFGTNFPLLIKFIDAKIPLSVQVHPNDQLAQERHKSLGKTEMWYIMQADKDAELNIGFKESISEEEYLNALESGKLTALLNFEKVEQGDSIFLNAGKVHSIGGGIVLAEIQQTSDITYRIYDWDRVDANGNPRELHTESAVEAIDFEKKSDYRLESSKKSNTSNLLKQCPYFTTNLLPVNGHLEKDYTDIDSFVIFMCVSGRAQIAIDGNSETLNTGETLLIPATQNNVHIDSLGGELLEIYVEA
- a CDS encoding sensor histidine kinase, producing MNTRNTLFYKIAGFLALLFLVLGFFITKSSIKLSEDYHNEITQGLNKDVSKYIVKEVQGLYDGDTVAESKMSDLMHHVMATNPATEVYLLDLNGNILKHVAMNKEVKATSVDLVPIKEFIERDGKVYIMGDDPKLPGAKKIFSAAPYLHNNKTVGYIYTIVGGNDYDALLLEHQGSYIRKLSVRNMLYFLSAALAIAVLTVYLLTRNFNKIALAFKSFKKGNHDARIEGVNHGEMGLLANTFNDMAETIQSNINELQSVDNLRKELIANISHDLRTPIASIRGFVETLMIKEDELNEEEKQRYMQIVLKNSDKLKKLVDDLFELSKLEAKQRSLQPEAIQIAELIQDIADKYRIIAKRKGVSINTVYSKDLPLVYGDIALIDRALQNIIDNAIEHCEPGDVVSLELSREDNEVKISVSDTGSGIPHQELPHIFERYRKGKFLTDSEKGSGLGLAIVKKIMDVHNIKIHVKSIINQGSEFFFRLPIQNNYIAS